A single Theropithecus gelada isolate Dixy chromosome 7b, Tgel_1.0, whole genome shotgun sequence DNA region contains:
- the WDR20 gene encoding WD repeat-containing protein 20 isoform X19 yields MATEGGGKEMNEIKTQFTTREGLYKLLPHSEYSRPNRVPFNSQGSNPVRVSFVNLNDQSGNGDRLCFNVGRELYFYIYKGVRKTIP; encoded by the coding sequence ATGGCGacggagggaggagggaaggagatgaACGAGATTAAGACCCAATTCACCACCCGGGAAGGTCTGTACAAGCTGCTGCCACACTCGGAGTACAGCCGGCCCAACCGGGTGCCCTTCAACTCGCAGGGATCCAACCCTGTCCGCGTCTCCTTCGTAAACCTCAACGACCAGTCTGGCAACGGCGACCGCCTCTGCTTCAATGTGGGCCGGGAGCTCTACTTCTATATCTACAAGGGGGTCCGCAAG